The following coding sequences lie in one Mercenaria mercenaria strain notata chromosome 5, MADL_Memer_1, whole genome shotgun sequence genomic window:
- the LOC123556739 gene encoding uncharacterized protein LOC123556739, giving the protein MPRGRRRREATPPRVLRNRRPQVQEPAAPQRHERRNLRGQGPQVLEPAAPQRQERRNPRIQGPQVQEPAAPQQEEPQRQEALEGSPRAQGDRRSTGRGQKRTHETLEEDALDDRVRQSNSDVWVLGDSIPYWAGVRARETGKEHLRLNGLTVEWLGVRGLHWSELRNQIEAKVLFSSPPSIIILHLGGNDITSSTTVQIKIIIREEITYLREAFPEATLIWVDILPRRTWRGATNLKTIEKKLLRLNRLGRQLVLSSGKADIVKPDIDTETNFFEGTVSTLMM; this is encoded by the exons ATGCCACGCGGACGTCGTAGGCGGGAAGCTACACCCCCAAGGGTGCTTAGGAATAGGAGGCCGCAGGTGCAGGAGCCAGCCGCACCGCAGCGGCACGAACGCCGGAATCTACGTGGACAGGGGCCACAGGTGCTGGAGCCAGCCGCACCACAACGGCAGGAACGCCGGAACCCTCGTATACAGGGGCCGCAGGTGCAGGAGCCAGCCGCACCACAGCAGGAAGAACCACAACGACAGGAGGCGCTTGAGGGAAGCCCAAGAGCCCAGGGGGACAGACGGAGTACAGGCCGTGGCCAGAAGCGGACACATGAGACGTTAGAGGAGGACGCTTTGGATGACAGAGTCAGGCAGTCGAACTCTG ATGTATGGGTCCTTGGGGACTCAATCCCCTACTGGGCTGGTGTCCGAGCGAGGGAAACGGGAAAAGAACACCTTCGTCTCAATGGACTGACGGTAGAGTGGCTAGGTGTGAGAGGCCTTCACTGGAGCGAATTGAGAAACCAAATAGAAGCAAAGGTTCTGTTTTCTTCTCCCCcgtctattattattttacatttagggGGGAACGACATTACGTCGTCTACCACCGTACAAATCAAAATTATCATACGTGAGGAAATAACCTATTTACGTGAAGCCTTCCCTGAAGCAACACTTATATGGGTAGATATATTACCTAGGCGCACATGGAGGGGGGCTACAAATCTTAAAACCATTGAGAAAAAACTACTCAGATTAAACAGGTTAGGGCGGCAGCTGGTCCTCTCTTCTGGAAAGGCAGACATTGTGAAACCAGATATTGatacagaaacaaattttttcGAGGGGACGGTGTCCACCTTAATGATGTAG